Part of the Methanomicrobia archaeon genome is shown below.
ACTGGTGCATGGGCGTAAGGAGAAGATGCTGAGGTGATCGAGATGGGAGCCGATATATTGTTTGGCAAGATCTTTAATAAGTGGGACCCGGCGGATGTGACGATCACGGACATCGCTATCGAGCGGCACATCAGCCTCTCTCCCGTGTCGGCACTGCATTCCGGCGGTGCGCATGCAAGCCAGCAATTCGAGGAATCGAAGGTTTGTGTCGTGGAACGCCTGATCAACAAGATCATGCGGTCCGAGCGCAACACCGGGAAGAAGCTGATGGCCTACCGGATCGTGAATACCGCGTTTGATCTTGTTCATGAGGCCACAGGTCAGAATCCGCTCCAGGTGCTTGTGGATGCGATTCAGAATGCCGGCCCGCGCGAGGAGACGATTCGACTGCGGTTCGGTGGTATTCTCGTGCCCAAAGCCGTGGATATGTCCTCGCAACGGCGGGTAGATCAAGCGCTCATGTTCATTACCCAGGGCGCCGAGAAATGCGCCTTCAAGAACAAGAAGCGGATCGAGCGATGCCTCGCGGACGAACTTATCGCAGCATCACGGAACGCGAAGTGCTTCTCGGTGAGTAAGAGGGAGGAGAAGGAGCGAATCGCACGAGCCGCACGGTAGCACGATAGCGCTCATTTTTGCTTGCGACTATGTTCTGTGCGGATTTTCACGATTATCCCTGCCCCGGGCGGCACGCGGCATCGGGGGCTGTGTGTGCTCTCCGGAACCGCGGTGTTTATATACCGACGAATTACAGGTGTAATCACGTGGTGTAAGGTGCTGCAGCGGTTTGGCGTGAGTGTGAGCGGTAACGACGTGCGAATGTACACTACGGACGACCAGAAATTGAAAGAAGGAGAAATGGAGGTTTTGTAGCGTATGGACTATAGTGGCGAGAGGCGGGGATTTACCGCCCCTATAACCGTTGGCGAGACCTACGACGTTACGATCGAGGACGTCGGACGTGAAGGAGACGGCATCGCTCGTATAGAGGGATTTGTGGTCTTCGTGCCCAACACGCAGAAAGGGGATACGGTAAAAATCCGTGTGACCAAGGTATCGAGACGGGTTGCTTTTGGCGAAGTAGTTACTGAATGAGTGGCTGCCTGCACGAATATTATCGTAGAGCGTCCAAAGGAAAAGCTATAGTCGCTCTATAGCTTTCTTTTATTTTTATCAGACAGACCGTGAGCAGCAGCTCGATGTGGAGCAGGAACGCTTTTTGCGTCTGCGTTGCGTCACCAGGTATTTTCGGGGGGTACTAAGCTAAGCTCGGCTAAGCACAGGAACGGAGTGACGCTTAGCGGACTGCAGCGGGTGTAATTGGTGTCCCATTTTTGTCGTACGAGCAGCGGCCATTGCCGTGCTGAACTGAGGACCAACCCCCGGGCGTTCTCCGCAGGTGCCAGCTTCACGACGAAATAGGCGTTGGGATTTAGATAGATCGATAGCAGGACAACATATACTTTGCCCCCTACGCACTATCACTAAGCTGACATGAGGCGCTTATGAGATTCGCGGTAAAAGAGCAGCTCACTGAGGAAGAGATCCAATCCGGACTGCGCACCGTCATCAAGGACGGCCTGGCGGCGCAAACGATGATCACGTTGACCGGCGGAGCATTTTTAGTTGCATTCGCACTGCTCCTCGGTGCTTCTAACTTCATTATCGGGCTCGTCGCTGCAATCCCACCGCTTGCGCAATTGATGCAAATCCCCGCGGTCTATCTTGTCGAGAAGTATCGGGCACGACGTGCAATTTGCTTCTACGCGATCATCGCAAGTCGCGGTTTCTGGATACTCATCGCCGTTATACCGTTCCTCTTCGGCCTTACCGGGGTCCTCCCCGTTCTTATCGTCGCGCTCGTGCTCTACGCGGCGTTTGGCGCGGTGAGCAGCAGCAGCTGGAACTCCTGGATGCGCGACCTCGTGCCACAGGACCAATTGGGTGTGTTCTTCTCGAAACGCATGAGTTTAACACTCGGGGTGGGTATACCGCTCAGCCTCGCTGCAGGCTTCTTCATCGATTACTGGACACGGCTCTACCCCACGCAGGCGATCTACAGTTACTCAATTCTCTTCCTGCTCGGCTTCGTCGCGGGCATGCTCGATGCCTATTACGTCTCGACCATTCCGGAGCCACAAATGACACGTCCACCCCGCCAGCCTCGGTTCTTAGTCGTGCTCTCAAAGCCCTTCAGGGATGCGAATTTCAAGAATCTCATGCTGTTTCTGTGCTCCTGGAACTTCGCCGTTAACCTTGCCGCACCCTTCTTCACGGTTTACCTGCTGAAACGACTGGAGTTTGAGATCTCGTTCATTATCGCCCTGCTCGTTCTGAGCCAGCTGATGAACATCGCCTTCTTACGACTCTGGGGCCGATTCTCAGATCGCTACAGTAACAAATCAGTGCTCGGCGTCAGTGGTCCGCTCTTCATACTCTGCATCCTCGCCTGGACCTTCACGACCCTGCCCGAGCAGTATGTCCTCACCATACCGCTCCTTGTGCTCATCCATATCTTCATGGGCATCTCCACCGCGGGCGTGACACTGTCCACGGGTAATATCGGGCTTAAACTGGCGCCGAAGGGTGAGGCAACCGCGTATCTGGCAGCCAATAGCTTTGTCAATTCCCTGGCGGCCGGTATTGCACCGATCGTTGGCGGGCTCTTCGCAGACTTCTTTGTCAATCGCGAGCTCTCATGGACGCTTAGATGGTTCAGTCCCGGCGGCGAACTGGTGATTCAAACGTTGAACTTCCGTGAATGGGATTTCTTCTTCTTCCTTGCATTTCTCATTGGCACGTACTCCATCCACCGTTTGGCACTGGTTAAAGAGGTGGGCGAGGTGGAGGAGAAGATCGTTATTCGAGAATTGATTGCTGAGGTCAAGAGACCACTGCGGAATTTCTCCACCGCGGGCGGACTGCGCCACATGCTCCAGTTCCCCTTCTCACTCATGCGAACAACGGTAGCGAAGACGAAACCGAAGAACCCGCGGAGGCCGTAAAATGGAGCAGGGTGGTAAAATGGAGTGGGTAGTATAGTGCGGCGAATCCGAGTTTATATACTCCACTCGACTTACTCTATCAGCTAAGACGAGCGACCATGCTATTTGCAGTTAAAGACCGATTAACGGATGGAGAGATCGAATCAGGGCTCAGAAGCGTTATCAAAGATGGGCTCACCACGCAGGCGATGGTGACGCTGACCGGCGGCGCCTTCCTGGTCGCGTTTGCGCTGAAGCTCGGCGCTTCCAACCTGGT
Proteins encoded:
- a CDS encoding 30S ribosomal protein S7: MGADILFGKIFNKWDPADVTITDIAIERHISLSPVSALHSGGAHASQQFEESKVCVVERLINKIMRSERNTGKKLMAYRIVNTAFDLVHEATGQNPLQVLVDAIQNAGPREETIRLRFGGILVPKAVDMSSQRRVDQALMFITQGAEKCAFKNKKRIERCLADELIAASRNAKCFSVSKREEKERIARAAR
- a CDS encoding TRAM domain-containing protein yields the protein MDYSGERRGFTAPITVGETYDVTIEDVGREGDGIARIEGFVVFVPNTQKGDTVKIRVTKVSRRVAFGEVVTE
- a CDS encoding MFS transporter, coding for MRFAVKEQLTEEEIQSGLRTVIKDGLAAQTMITLTGGAFLVAFALLLGASNFIIGLVAAIPPLAQLMQIPAVYLVEKYRARRAICFYAIIASRGFWILIAVIPFLFGLTGVLPVLIVALVLYAAFGAVSSSSWNSWMRDLVPQDQLGVFFSKRMSLTLGVGIPLSLAAGFFIDYWTRLYPTQAIYSYSILFLLGFVAGMLDAYYVSTIPEPQMTRPPRQPRFLVVLSKPFRDANFKNLMLFLCSWNFAVNLAAPFFTVYLLKRLEFEISFIIALLVLSQLMNIAFLRLWGRFSDRYSNKSVLGVSGPLFILCILAWTFTTLPEQYVLTIPLLVLIHIFMGISTAGVTLSTGNIGLKLAPKGEATAYLAANSFVNSLAAGIAPIVGGLFADFFVNRELSWTLRWFSPGGELVIQTLNFREWDFFFFLAFLIGTYSIHRLALVKEVGEVEEKIVIRELIAEVKRPLRNFSTAGGLRHMLQFPFSLMRTTVAKTKPKNPRRP